Proteins encoded within one genomic window of Coleofasciculus chthonoplastes PCC 7420:
- a CDS encoding DNA-directed RNA polymerase subunit beta' has translation MTNDKGQKETIFYNRVVDKGQLKKLISWAFTKYGSARTAQMADQLKDLGFRYATKAGVSISVDDLLVPPKKREMLEAAEAQIRATEARYSRGEITEVERFQKVIDTWNSTSEALKDEVVVNFKATDPLNSVYMMAFSGARGNLSQVRQLVGMRGLMADPQGEIIDLPIKTNFREGLTVTEYIISSYGARKGLVDTALRTADSGYLTRRLVDVSQDVIVREVDCGTTRGIQLTAMTDGDRVLIPLQDRLLGRVLAADVLHPKTKEVIAKRNQAICDDLADVIGKAKVEELMVRSPLTCEASRSVCQHCYGWSLAHGHMVDLGEAVGIIAAQSIGEPGTQLTMRTFHTGGVFTGEVARQVSAAFDGVVRFSSRLRTRGVRTRHGEEREQVEVAGELILEPTNKGKAKTVPVTPGSILLVSDGQEVKAEQLLAEVALGKSRLSTEKAAKDVASDLAGEVLFADLIPEEKTDRQGNTTRIAQRGGLLWVLSGEVYNLPPGAEPVVRNGDAVEPGSVLAETKLVSQNGGVVRLTPGKREIDIITASVRLDQAAVRMESSGGREQYVIHTANNQRFLLKATPGTKVLNNQVVAELVDDRYRTQTGGIIKYGGVEVAKRGKAKQGYEITKGGTLLWIPEECHEVNKDISLLLVEDGQYVEAGTEVVKDIFCQSGGIVEVVQKNDILREIVIKPGDLHLVDDVPEGFTSEGQLVHPGTEPVPGLSVTELRYGEVAETPEGMALLLRPVVEFNIPDEPDVPSQASIDSANGSTEGGESDGESAIGIELRTIQRLPYKDGERIKSVEGLELLRTQLVLDMTQESDGDHSASQLSADIELVTTEESDDPEDMRLQLVILESLVIRRDTSADPLGGSTQTRLLVNDGDKIAPKDVVARTEIQCKESGEVRGIREGVEAIRRVLVVRDADRITVPISGTPQVKVGDLVVETDFLAASVQASESGQVVKVNEDSVTLRLARPYRVSAGAVLQIDNGDLVQRGDNLVLLVFERAKTGDIIQGLPRIEELLEARKPKEACVLARRPGETQVVYEEDETVDIKVIEPEGVITDYPVSPGQNAMVSDAQFVKVGQPLTDGPANPHEILEIFFNFTVEDKGIYEGALAGLQAAQAFLVNEVQSVYQSQGIDISDKHIEVIVRQMTSKVRVDDGGDTTMLPGELVELRQIETVNEAMAITGGAPAQYTPVLLGITKASLNTDSFISAASFQETTRVLTEAAIEGKSDWLRGLKENVIIGRLIPAGTGYNAYEDPTSGVDADSANGGAEYDFGDLNESSEFDQDDSLEVLDDRTARAYSMEEEDTSDFESLMHEEEEEDEDADDLAEEYLEEDEDEDE, from the coding sequence ATGACGAATGACAAAGGACAAAAAGAAACGATTTTCTACAATCGAGTCGTTGATAAAGGTCAGCTCAAAAAACTGATTTCCTGGGCGTTTACTAAGTATGGCAGCGCCCGGACTGCTCAGATGGCTGACCAACTTAAAGATTTAGGATTCCGCTATGCCACAAAAGCGGGGGTTTCGATTAGTGTCGATGACCTACTTGTGCCGCCGAAAAAGCGTGAGATGTTAGAAGCGGCAGAAGCCCAGATTCGCGCCACGGAAGCCCGTTACAGTCGGGGGGAAATCACCGAAGTTGAACGATTCCAGAAAGTAATTGATACCTGGAATAGTACGTCGGAAGCCCTGAAAGATGAAGTGGTGGTCAATTTCAAGGCAACTGATCCCTTGAATTCGGTCTATATGATGGCGTTTTCTGGGGCAAGAGGAAACCTGTCTCAGGTGCGCCAATTGGTCGGGATGCGGGGTTTAATGGCTGATCCGCAAGGGGAAATTATTGACCTGCCGATCAAGACTAATTTCCGGGAAGGGTTAACGGTTACCGAATATATTATTTCCAGTTACGGGGCACGGAAAGGACTGGTGGATACCGCCCTGAGAACGGCTGACTCAGGGTATCTGACCCGACGTCTGGTGGATGTGTCTCAGGATGTGATTGTCCGGGAAGTCGATTGTGGCACAACCCGAGGCATCCAGTTAACCGCGATGACAGATGGCGATCGCGTACTGATTCCCCTGCAAGATCGTCTCTTGGGACGAGTCCTAGCCGCTGATGTGCTGCACCCGAAAACCAAAGAGGTGATCGCCAAACGTAACCAAGCTATCTGCGACGATTTAGCCGACGTCATCGGCAAAGCGAAGGTGGAAGAGTTGATGGTTCGCTCTCCCCTAACCTGTGAAGCCTCGCGCTCAGTTTGTCAGCATTGCTACGGCTGGAGTTTAGCCCATGGACACATGGTGGACTTGGGAGAAGCCGTTGGTATTATTGCGGCTCAGTCCATTGGTGAACCCGGAACTCAGCTAACCATGCGGACATTCCACACCGGGGGAGTATTCACCGGGGAAGTCGCCCGCCAAGTCTCAGCGGCGTTTGATGGCGTTGTCCGCTTTTCTAGCCGTCTGCGTACCCGAGGTGTGCGTACTCGCCATGGGGAAGAGCGGGAACAGGTGGAAGTCGCTGGTGAACTGATTCTGGAACCCACCAATAAGGGGAAAGCCAAGACGGTTCCGGTCACGCCCGGTTCCATCCTCCTGGTTAGCGATGGGCAAGAGGTAAAAGCAGAACAGCTTTTAGCAGAAGTGGCGTTGGGCAAATCTCGCCTGTCTACGGAAAAAGCCGCGAAAGACGTCGCCTCGGATTTGGCGGGAGAAGTTTTGTTTGCCGACTTGATTCCCGAAGAAAAAACGGATCGCCAAGGGAATACGACCCGCATTGCCCAGCGGGGTGGCTTGTTGTGGGTGTTATCAGGAGAGGTGTATAACCTGCCCCCTGGTGCTGAACCTGTGGTCAGAAACGGGGATGCCGTGGAACCCGGTTCCGTGTTAGCAGAAACCAAGTTAGTCAGCCAAAACGGTGGTGTAGTGCGGCTGACACCGGGTAAGCGGGAAATTGACATCATCACCGCGTCAGTACGCCTAGACCAAGCAGCGGTGCGGATGGAAAGTAGTGGGGGTCGTGAACAGTATGTGATTCACACCGCCAATAACCAGCGCTTCTTGCTCAAGGCAACCCCAGGCACAAAAGTGTTAAATAATCAAGTGGTAGCGGAGTTGGTTGACGATCGCTATCGCACCCAGACGGGGGGGATTATTAAGTATGGCGGTGTAGAAGTCGCCAAGCGCGGTAAAGCCAAGCAAGGATACGAAATCACCAAAGGCGGCACCCTGCTGTGGATTCCCGAAGAATGCCACGAGGTTAATAAAGATATCTCGTTGCTGCTAGTGGAAGACGGTCAATATGTGGAAGCCGGGACAGAAGTGGTGAAAGATATCTTCTGCCAATCGGGAGGGATTGTCGAAGTTGTGCAGAAGAATGACATTCTGCGGGAAATTGTGATTAAGCCCGGAGACTTGCATTTGGTGGATGACGTTCCCGAGGGCTTTACCTCTGAAGGTCAGCTGGTACATCCGGGTACAGAACCTGTTCCGGGGTTAAGCGTGACAGAACTGCGGTATGGGGAAGTCGCCGAGACGCCAGAGGGCATGGCATTACTGCTCAGACCTGTGGTAGAGTTTAACATCCCTGATGAACCCGATGTTCCCTCTCAAGCCTCCATCGACAGTGCCAACGGTTCTACTGAGGGCGGTGAGTCGGATGGTGAGAGTGCGATCGGGATTGAGTTACGGACGATTCAGCGGCTACCCTATAAAGACGGAGAGCGGATCAAGTCCGTTGAAGGACTAGAGTTGCTGCGAACTCAACTCGTTTTGGACATGACTCAAGAGTCCGACGGCGATCATTCCGCCTCTCAGCTTTCAGCGGATATTGAATTAGTCACAACCGAAGAGTCAGATGATCCAGAGGACATGCGGTTGCAGTTGGTGATCCTGGAATCGTTGGTGATCCGGCGCGATACCTCGGCTGATCCCTTAGGGGGAAGTACCCAAACTCGGCTGTTGGTTAACGATGGGGATAAAATTGCGCCCAAAGACGTCGTCGCCCGCACCGAAATTCAGTGTAAAGAATCCGGTGAAGTCCGAGGGATTCGCGAAGGGGTGGAAGCCATTCGCCGGGTACTGGTGGTTCGGGATGCGGATCGGATTACCGTTCCCATTAGTGGCACACCTCAGGTGAAGGTGGGAGATTTAGTCGTGGAGACTGATTTCCTCGCCGCCAGTGTGCAAGCCTCCGAATCTGGACAAGTTGTCAAAGTTAACGAAGACTCAGTAACGTTGCGACTCGCACGTCCTTATCGGGTGTCCGCTGGTGCGGTGCTGCAAATTGATAATGGAGACTTGGTGCAACGGGGTGACAACCTGGTGCTGCTAGTGTTTGAGCGGGCAAAGACGGGGGATATTATTCAAGGGCTACCCCGGATTGAAGAACTCCTAGAAGCCCGTAAACCTAAAGAAGCCTGTGTATTAGCCCGACGTCCCGGTGAGACGCAGGTGGTTTATGAGGAAGATGAAACCGTTGATATCAAAGTGATTGAACCGGAAGGGGTGATTACAGATTATCCGGTGAGTCCGGGACAAAACGCGATGGTTTCCGATGCTCAGTTTGTGAAGGTAGGTCAACCGTTAACTGATGGACCGGCAAATCCCCACGAGATTCTGGAGATTTTCTTTAATTTCACTGTGGAAGACAAGGGAATCTATGAAGGTGCTTTAGCGGGACTGCAAGCCGCACAAGCCTTTCTGGTCAATGAAGTCCAGTCGGTGTATCAATCCCAGGGAATTGATATCTCGGACAAGCATATCGAAGTGATTGTCCGTCAGATGACCTCGAAAGTTCGGGTCGATGATGGGGGTGATACCACAATGCTACCGGGAGAATTGGTGGAGTTGCGGCAAATTGAGACCGTGAATGAAGCCATGGCAATTACCGGGGGCGCACCAGCTCAATATACGCCAGTATTATTGGGGATTACTAAAGCCTCACTGAATACGGATAGCTTCATCTCCGCTGCTAGCTTCCAGGAAACTACTCGTGTCCTCACCGAAGCTGCAATTGAAGGGAAATCCGATTGGTTGCGGGGTTTGAAGGAGAACGTGATTATTGGTCGCCTGATTCCCGCCGGAACCGGGTATAACGCTTATGAAGATCCAACCAGTGGTGTCGATGCTGATTCCGCCAATGGCGGCGCTGAGTATGATTTTGGTGATCTGAATGAGAGTAGTGAGTTCGACCAAGATGATTCCTTAGAAGTGCTAGACGATCGCACGGCTCGCGCTTACAGTATGGAAGAAGAGGATACCAGCGATTTTGAGTCGTTGATGCATGAAGAGGAGGAAGAGGATGAGGATGCAGATGACTTGGCTGAGGAGTATCTCGAAGAGGATGAGGATGAGGATGAATAG
- a CDS encoding ABC transporter substrate-binding protein, translating to MANIPLRRWFLSLLTCVVAIALSACNPALFTSQAAQGSQLVTSILSDPKTFNYALSQESPNIFGYTYEGLVTENGVTGEIEPSLAESWDISDNQQRIVFTLREGLKWSDGEPLTVDDIVFTYNDIYLNEDIPTDVRDILRIGETRGFPSVRKLDERRVEFTTPEPFAPFLRTTGLAILPAHALKDTVTEKDQEGRPKFMTTWGVDTDPDKIVVNGPYQLDRYNTNQRLIFRRNPHYWRKGDQGQPQPYINRLFWEVVESTDTAFLQFRSGGLDAISVSPDFYSLLKREEERSNFNIYVGGPTLSSSFISFNLNKGSRDGEPLIEPMKSRWFNTLEFRQAVAYAIDRRTMIDNSFRGLGEPQYSNLPVQSPYYLSPEEGLPIYEYNLDKAKELLLNAGFQYNDEGQLLDDQGNRVRFTLITNAGNKLREAMGAQIKRDLAKIGMQVDFNPIAFSTLVEQLSNSLDWECHLLGFSGGGLEPNNSANVWSTEGGLHSFNQKPTVGQPEIQGWEVAPWEKEINDLYVKGSQELDEEKRKVIYGEAQRLIKEHLPFIYLVNPLSMTAVRDRVEGIEYSALGGAFWNIHELRISED from the coding sequence TTGGCAAATATTCCTCTGCGTCGCTGGTTTCTCAGTTTACTGACCTGTGTCGTCGCGATCGCACTATCCGCCTGTAACCCTGCACTCTTTACCTCGCAAGCCGCCCAGGGTTCTCAACTTGTCACCAGTATTCTCAGTGACCCCAAAACCTTTAACTACGCCCTCTCTCAGGAGTCGCCGAATATTTTTGGGTATACCTACGAGGGACTGGTCACTGAAAATGGTGTCACCGGAGAAATTGAACCCTCTCTGGCTGAGTCTTGGGACATCTCCGATAACCAACAGCGGATTGTTTTTACCCTGCGAGAGGGATTAAAGTGGTCGGATGGAGAACCCTTAACGGTTGATGATATTGTCTTTACCTATAACGATATCTATCTCAACGAAGACATTCCCACCGATGTTCGCGACATTCTCAGAATTGGCGAAACACGCGGCTTTCCCAGCGTGCGGAAACTCGATGAAAGACGAGTTGAATTTACCACACCCGAACCCTTTGCGCCCTTTCTCCGCACCACAGGACTGGCAATTTTACCCGCCCACGCCCTCAAGGATACGGTAACTGAGAAAGACCAAGAAGGAAGACCCAAGTTTATGACCACTTGGGGTGTGGATACTGACCCGGATAAAATTGTGGTCAATGGACCCTATCAACTGGATCGCTACAATACCAATCAACGCTTAATCTTTCGCCGCAATCCCCATTACTGGCGCAAGGGAGATCAAGGTCAACCTCAACCTTATATTAATCGTCTCTTCTGGGAAGTTGTTGAATCCACCGATACTGCCTTTTTGCAATTTCGTTCTGGTGGGTTAGATGCGATTAGTGTCTCACCGGATTTCTATTCCCTACTTAAGCGGGAAGAGGAACGCAGTAACTTTAACATTTACGTTGGCGGTCCCACGCTAAGTTCTAGTTTTATTTCCTTCAACCTTAACAAAGGGAGTCGGGACGGCGAACCCTTAATTGAACCGATGAAATCTCGTTGGTTCAATACCTTGGAATTTAGACAGGCGGTGGCTTATGCGATTGACCGCAGAACGATGATTGATAACTCGTTTCGAGGATTGGGTGAACCGCAATATTCCAATCTTCCGGTACAAAGTCCTTATTATTTGTCTCCCGAAGAGGGACTGCCAATTTACGAATATAATCTGGACAAAGCCAAAGAATTACTGTTAAACGCGGGCTTCCAGTATAACGATGAAGGACAACTCCTCGACGATCAAGGGAATCGAGTGCGTTTTACCTTAATTACCAATGCGGGGAATAAACTGCGCGAAGCCATGGGAGCGCAAATTAAACGAGATTTGGCGAAAATTGGTATGCAAGTGGATTTTAACCCGATTGCTTTTAGTACTTTGGTGGAACAACTTAGTAATAGCTTGGATTGGGAATGTCATCTTCTGGGTTTTTCCGGGGGCGGATTAGAACCCAATAATAGTGCCAATGTCTGGTCTACGGAAGGTGGATTGCACAGTTTTAATCAAAAACCAACGGTTGGTCAACCGGAGATTCAGGGGTGGGAAGTGGCGCCTTGGGAGAAAGAAATTAATGATCTCTATGTTAAAGGGTCTCAAGAGTTAGATGAAGAAAAGCGCAAAGTTATTTATGGTGAAGCCCAACGCCTGATTAAAGAACATTTACCTTTTATTTATTTGGTGAATCCGCTATCGATGACGGCTGTGCGCGATCGCGTGGAGGGGATTGAGTATTCGGCTTTAGGAGGCGCGTTTTGGAATATCCACGAATTGAGGATTTCTGAAGATTAA
- a CDS encoding peroxiredoxin-like family protein yields the protein MTLTQEINTLRQQIQAKMSEETKAVMDKAMQDLVNSGLTNQSLKVGDKAPNFALPNAVGKTVELQDLLSRNPVVISFYRGGWCPYCNLELRSLQQSLAEIKKLGATLVTISPQTPDNSLSTVEKNELEFEVLSDAGNQVAKDFGLVFVLPEELRPIYQDFGIDLPAHNGDNTFELPIPATYVIAQNGTIIHAFVDPDYTKRLDPAEIITALKQRSVAA from the coding sequence ATGACATTGACCCAAGAAATCAACACCCTACGCCAGCAAATCCAAGCCAAGATGTCTGAGGAGACTAAAGCGGTTATGGATAAAGCCATGCAAGATTTGGTTAATTCAGGACTTACCAATCAGAGTCTCAAGGTTGGCGACAAAGCCCCCAATTTTGCCCTACCGAATGCTGTTGGCAAAACCGTTGAATTGCAAGATTTACTCAGCCGTAATCCTGTGGTTATTTCCTTCTACCGAGGGGGGTGGTGTCCCTATTGCAATTTAGAATTACGTTCCTTGCAGCAGTCTTTAGCGGAGATTAAAAAATTAGGCGCAACCTTAGTGACAATTTCTCCACAAACGCCGGATAATTCTCTATCCACCGTGGAGAAAAATGAACTAGAGTTTGAAGTATTGAGTGATGCAGGAAATCAGGTAGCTAAGGACTTTGGTTTAGTTTTTGTGCTACCGGAGGAATTGCGCCCGATTTACCAAGACTTTGGCATTGACTTGCCTGCTCATAATGGGGATAATACGTTTGAATTACCCATTCCTGCCACTTATGTTATTGCCCAAAATGGGACAATCATTCATGCTTTTGTTGACCCCGATTACACGAAACGCTTAGACCCAGCAGAAATTATCACCGCATTAAAGCAACGCTCTGTAGCGGCTTAA
- a CDS encoding TetR/AcrR family transcriptional regulator: MARHKEFDRKEALEKAMETFWCYGYEGTSIQVLVKNMGINRGSLYDTFGDKRALFQAAIAHYDQTVVKDAIARLEAPNASKSAIIDHFYTLIDRAVTDVQRRGCLITNTAVELCPHDPDTATRIATNLKRIERAFYQALVRAKEKGELSDKHDLNALANFLTCTLQGLRVTSKVNPDREVLRSIAQVALSVLD, encoded by the coding sequence ATGGCTCGACACAAAGAGTTTGACCGGAAGGAAGCTTTAGAGAAAGCAATGGAAACCTTTTGGTGCTATGGTTACGAAGGAACTTCCATCCAAGTTTTGGTCAAAAACATGGGCATTAACCGAGGGAGTCTCTACGACACCTTTGGTGATAAACGCGCTTTATTTCAAGCCGCGATCGCCCATTATGATCAAACCGTAGTTAAGGATGCGATCGCCCGACTCGAAGCCCCGAATGCCTCTAAGTCAGCCATTATTGATCATTTCTATACCCTGATTGATCGAGCGGTTACAGATGTTCAACGGCGAGGCTGTTTGATCACCAATACAGCGGTTGAACTCTGTCCCCATGATCCCGATACCGCGACTCGTATCGCCACCAATCTGAAACGGATTGAACGGGCGTTTTATCAAGCGTTAGTCAGGGCAAAAGAAAAAGGAGAACTCAGCGATAAGCATGATCTAAACGCTTTAGCCAATTTCCTGACTTGTACCTTACAAGGCTTGCGGGTTACCTCTAAAGTTAACCCAGATCGGGAGGTTTTGCGGAGTATTGCTCAGGTAGCCCTCTCGGTTCTCGACTAA
- a CDS encoding TVP38/TMEM64 family protein: protein MKRQFHPRNLRKLYKLTLFTLLAVSTTLLIAANPALAQESATGSGFNPQDWLRNALQWIQNLGPVGAIAFIVLYIIATVAFLPGSILTLGAGVVFDVVLGSIYVFIGATLGATAAFLVGRYLARGWVANKIAGNEKFKAIDDAVGGEGFKIVLLTRLSPVFPFNLLNYAYGLTGVSLKDYFFGSVGMIPGTIMYVYIGSLAGSLAMVGTEAQPTNPAVQWTIRIIGFIATVAVTVYVTKVAKKALDEKVSDDVVLDESVSD from the coding sequence ATGAAACGCCAATTCCATCCCCGAAACCTGAGAAAGCTATACAAGCTAACCCTATTCACGCTGCTGGCGGTTAGTACAACATTACTAATTGCCGCCAATCCCGCCTTGGCGCAGGAATCAGCCACGGGTTCAGGATTCAATCCCCAAGACTGGTTACGCAACGCTTTGCAGTGGATTCAAAACCTCGGTCCAGTTGGTGCGATCGCGTTTATCGTACTTTATATTATTGCCACCGTAGCATTCCTGCCCGGTTCCATCCTCACCCTAGGCGCTGGCGTTGTCTTTGACGTTGTTTTGGGTTCTATCTATGTGTTTATTGGCGCCACCTTGGGAGCAACCGCCGCCTTCCTGGTAGGGCGGTATTTGGCGAGGGGTTGGGTAGCCAATAAAATTGCTGGAAACGAAAAATTTAAAGCGATTGACGATGCAGTGGGTGGGGAAGGATTTAAAATCGTGCTATTAACCCGACTGTCGCCTGTGTTTCCCTTTAATTTATTAAACTACGCTTATGGATTAACCGGGGTTTCGTTGAAAGACTACTTTTTCGGTTCTGTGGGTATGATTCCCGGAACGATTATGTACGTTTATATTGGTTCTTTAGCGGGTAGTCTGGCGATGGTGGGGACAGAAGCACAACCGACTAATCCGGCGGTGCAATGGACAATTCGGATTATTGGATTTATCGCTACCGTTGCTGTTACTGTATATGTTACCAAAGTTGCTAAAAAAGCCTTAGATGAAAAAGTATCGGATGATGTGGTTCTCGATGAAAGCGTTTCTGATTAG
- a CDS encoding mercuric reductase, whose amino-acid sequence MTSTSERVIVPPMDDYNQQLVSHVHPPDWVNPKPADRYDLVVIGAGTAGLVTAAGAAGMDIGLKVALIERHLMGGDCLNVGCVPSKCIIRSSRVVAQMKEAGDFGIRPPEQIDIDFSAVMERMRKLRAGISHHDSAQRFKQTYNIDIFLGEGSFQDSNTIAVGDKILRFKKAVITTGARAVRPSIEGIEETGFLTNETVFSLTERPKRLAVIGGGPIGCELAQAFRRLGCEVILFHRHSHLLNKEDTDAAEIVQHKFEQEGIRLVLDCKMKRAVKMDEGKLLHYTCNGQDESIIVDEILVGAGRAPNIEGLNLDAVGVEYHRKGIKVNDYLQTTNRNIYAAGDICMKWKFTHAADAAARIVIKNTLFSPFGLGRSKLSDLVMPWVTYTDPEIAHVGMYEDEAQEKGMKVSTIKIPFNTVDRAIADGEEDGFVKIHHQKGSDKILGATIVARHAGEMISEVTTAIVGNVGLSKLSSAIHPYPTQAEGIKKAADAYRRTLLTPNTKRFLGLLTKLS is encoded by the coding sequence ATGACATCAACATCTGAGAGAGTAATTGTCCCACCCATGGATGACTATAACCAGCAATTGGTTTCCCATGTTCATCCACCGGATTGGGTTAATCCCAAACCCGCTGATCGGTATGATCTGGTGGTAATTGGTGCAGGAACCGCAGGATTAGTCACCGCCGCCGGTGCTGCTGGGATGGATATTGGTTTAAAAGTTGCCTTAATTGAACGCCATCTCATGGGTGGGGATTGTTTAAATGTTGGATGTGTGCCATCTAAATGTATTATTCGCTCATCCCGTGTTGTCGCTCAAATGAAAGAGGCGGGAGATTTTGGAATTCGTCCTCCGGAACAGATTGATATTGATTTTTCCGCCGTCATGGAACGGATGCGGAAGTTACGCGCTGGAATTAGTCACCATGATTCAGCCCAACGCTTTAAACAAACCTATAATATTGATATTTTCTTAGGAGAAGGGTCGTTTCAAGATTCTAATACCATTGCCGTTGGTGATAAAATTTTGCGGTTTAAAAAAGCGGTAATTACGACGGGGGCTAGGGCTGTACGACCATCAATTGAGGGCATAGAAGAGACAGGATTTTTGACCAATGAAACTGTCTTTTCCTTGACCGAACGCCCCAAACGGCTGGCAGTCATTGGCGGGGGACCGATTGGCTGTGAATTGGCACAAGCCTTCCGTCGTTTAGGCTGTGAGGTAATTCTTTTCCATCGCCATTCTCACCTTTTAAATAAAGAAGATACTGACGCCGCCGAAATTGTGCAGCATAAGTTTGAACAAGAAGGTATTCGCTTAGTCTTAGATTGCAAAATGAAACGAGCAGTCAAGATGGATGAAGGTAAGTTACTGCACTATACCTGTAATGGTCAGGATGAGTCGATCATTGTTGATGAAATTTTAGTGGGTGCAGGGCGTGCGCCGAATATAGAAGGGTTGAATTTAGACGCTGTTGGCGTGGAGTACCACCGCAAAGGGATAAAGGTTAATGATTATCTACAAACAACGAATCGGAATATTTATGCGGCGGGTGATATTTGTATGAAATGGAAATTCACCCATGCAGCGGATGCAGCAGCACGAATTGTAATTAAAAATACGTTGTTTTCTCCCTTCGGCTTAGGGCGGTCTAAACTCAGTGATTTAGTCATGCCTTGGGTAACCTATACTGACCCAGAAATTGCTCATGTCGGCATGTATGAAGATGAAGCTCAGGAAAAGGGAATGAAGGTGAGTACAATTAAGATACCATTTAATACGGTAGATCGTGCGATCGCGGATGGGGAAGAGGACGGATTTGTGAAAATCCATCATCAGAAAGGTTCGGATAAAATTCTGGGCGCGACAATCGTGGCGCGTCATGCGGGGGAGATGATTAGTGAAGTGACAACGGCGATTGTGGGAAACGTGGGGTTGAGTAAGCTGAGTAGTGCGATTCATCCTTATCCAACGCAAGCCGAAGGGATTAAGAAAGCGGCTGATGCGTATCGGCGCACACTGTTGACACCCAATACAAAGCGCTTTTTAGGATTACTGACTAAGTTATCATAG
- a CDS encoding NAD(P)-dependent alcohol dehydrogenase — protein MKSVAINQYGGTDVLHLIDLPTPSIKTNEILVKVHATSVNPIDWKIRQGMLQLLTGYNFPIILGFDISGEVVEVGTAVTRFQPGDQIYACLDNLTGGAYTEYAVVSEPAACPKPEKLSHKEAAAVPLAGLTALQALRDEGKIKTGYNVLINGASGGVGSLAVQIAKAFATQVTGVCSGKNSEFVKQLGADRVIDYTQQDFTKDTAKYDIIFDVVGNQSFWGCQDCLQPNGVYITTQPYPVNFLETFVTAVLPGKKAKVVVVKSNGLDLKSLKELIEVQKVRPVIAQTYPLSAVGKAHQESEQGHVVGKLVIMVEN, from the coding sequence ATGAAATCAGTTGCAATTAATCAGTATGGTGGAACGGATGTCTTACACCTTATAGACTTGCCAACTCCATCCATCAAAACTAATGAGATATTGGTCAAAGTCCATGCTACCAGCGTTAATCCCATTGACTGGAAAATCAGACAGGGAATGCTGCAACTCTTAACGGGCTATAACTTTCCCATAATTTTGGGATTTGATATTTCTGGGGAAGTTGTCGAGGTGGGAACGGCTGTGACTCGTTTTCAACCCGGTGACCAAATCTATGCCTGTCTTGATAATCTCACGGGTGGTGCTTATACGGAGTATGCGGTTGTGTCAGAACCAGCCGCTTGTCCTAAACCAGAAAAACTCTCTCACAAAGAAGCGGCGGCTGTTCCCTTAGCCGGACTCACAGCGCTGCAAGCCTTGCGAGATGAGGGAAAAATCAAAACGGGGTACAACGTGCTGATTAACGGCGCGTCGGGTGGTGTGGGTAGCTTAGCGGTACAAATTGCCAAGGCGTTTGCAACTCAGGTGACAGGGGTTTGTAGTGGTAAAAATAGTGAGTTCGTAAAACAATTGGGTGCTGACCGAGTGATTGACTATACTCAGCAGGATTTTACTAAGGATACTGCTAAGTACGATATTATTTTCGATGTGGTTGGAAATCAATCCTTCTGGGGTTGTCAAGACTGTTTGCAACCCAACGGCGTTTATATTACGACTCAGCCCTATCCGGTTAACTTTCTGGAGACTTTTGTCACGGCGGTTCTTCCGGGGAAAAAAGCTAAAGTTGTGGTTGTCAAATCCAATGGTTTGGATTTAAAGTCTCTCAAAGAACTGATTGAAGTTCAGAAAGTTCGCCCAGTCATTGCTCAAACCTATCCCTTGTCTGCTGTTGGTAAGGCGCATCAGGAGAGTGAACAAGGTCATGTTGTGGGTAAGTTGGTGATTATGGTTGAAAATTGA